The Macaca fascicularis isolate 582-1 chromosome 1, T2T-MFA8v1.1 genome includes a window with the following:
- the LOC107127718 gene encoding uncharacterized protein, translating into MLMKLSPVMSPTGLNFRAPPGSTAGSPGPRLGEGRETRSRCFPAEGQQQLKRSAAGEGGTQPSAPAGPQPGPRPPAPPAAHPTARLRLEERGRLAEGSPCLRSGRCPSPASSPAAQARPPRRRALTSGCAGRDGPAEPPAAACVSAPRERSQRCLVRAAEAPSSAESGGGSRSSQHPGPRTRNYFPTHIPLPPSRHLLLRRRSTACPASAASSPCASSAASTHAGSLRWDK; encoded by the exons atgtTAATGAAACTAAGCCCTGTTATGTCCCCTActggcctcaatttcaga GCGCCCCCGGGATCCACGGCTGGTTCCCCGGGGCCCCGCCTGGGGGAGGGGCGGGAAACGCGGAGCCGCTGCTTCCCGGCTGAGGGGCAGCAGCAGCTGAAGAGAAGCGCCGCGGGGGAGGGAGGGACCCAGCCCTCAGCGCCCGCCGGGCCCCAGCCCGGACCCAGGCCCCCtgccccgcccgccgcccacccCACAGCGCGGCTGCGACTAGAAGAGAGAGGGCGTCTCGCGGAGGGCAGCCCCTGCCTCCGATCTGGGAGATGCCCCAGCCCCGCCTCCTCGCCCGCCGCCCAGGCCCGGCCGCCCCGGCGGCGGGCACTTACCTCAGGCTGCGCAGGCCGGGACGGCCCGGCCGAGCCCCCGGCCGCTGCGTGCGTCTCCGCCCCCCGGGAAAGGTCCCAACGGTGCCTAGTGCGAGCGGCCGAGGCCCCGAGCAGCGCCGAGAGCGGCGGCGGCAGCAGGAGCAGCCAACATCCGGGGCCGCGCACCCGGAACTACTTCCCGACCCACATCCCCCTCCCGCCCTCGCGCCACCTCCTCCTGCGACGTCGCAGCACCGCCTGCCCGGCGTCGGCGGCGTCAAGTCCCTGCGCGTCCTCGGCCGCTTCGACGCACGCGGGATCCCTCCGCTGGGACAAGTAG